One stretch of Brevibacillus laterosporus DNA includes these proteins:
- the asnB gene encoding asparagine synthase (glutamine-hydrolyzing), which yields MCGIVSFFNKHQAPAQLETIKAMTDVILHRGPDDDGFHVEDNIALGFRRLSIIDVAGGHQPLFNETKDIWIIGNGEVYNYKELQTWLKELGHVFQTDSDIETILHLYEEVGFDAPKKLRGMFGFTIYDSRKRLIFGARDHFGIKPLYYTETANSIAVASEIKSLLELPGVPRAVNQQGFYHYLTFQYVPDPETMYEGIYRIPPGHFFIIQDDKMTLEQYWDVHFEPDESKPFSYFVEGTRSILLDSVDKHRISEVSRGAFLSSGVDSSSIVGMLRKFEPVKTFSIGSDIPGYSELDYARRTAEYLGTEHHEVTMNAERYLQELPRLIWHQDEPVADPSAILLYFVAEMASEHVTVVLSGEGADEFFGGYNIYREPHSLRMFKHMPDWMKSSMRGVAEHLPDSMKGKNFLIRGSKTVEERFFGNAMIFSEEIKEKVVMENIKHAAHYESPLAITQKIYQQVQDYDDVTKMQYLDIHTWLRGNILMKADKMTMANSLELRVPFIDPKVFEFAATIPTKYKIAEGTTKHVLREAMKDFLPPEIKSRPKLGFPVPTRHWLKNEFYKWAKELIFEAKVDHLINKAYVLYMLDEHKEGHGDYSRKIWTILIFMLWHQIFMEQKYSFQPYVSPAVQIRKQNSASSIAK from the coding sequence ATGTGTGGAATTGTTTCGTTCTTCAATAAGCATCAAGCACCTGCACAACTAGAAACGATAAAAGCAATGACCGACGTGATTTTGCACCGCGGTCCTGACGACGATGGTTTCCATGTAGAAGATAATATTGCATTAGGCTTTCGCCGTCTTAGCATCATTGATGTTGCTGGCGGTCATCAGCCTTTGTTTAATGAGACAAAAGATATCTGGATTATCGGTAACGGGGAAGTTTATAACTACAAAGAACTACAGACATGGTTAAAGGAACTGGGTCACGTGTTCCAAACCGATTCAGATATTGAAACCATTCTTCACTTGTATGAAGAGGTTGGCTTTGATGCACCGAAAAAGCTTCGTGGTATGTTCGGTTTCACTATTTACGATAGCCGCAAACGCCTAATATTCGGAGCACGAGATCATTTTGGGATTAAACCGCTCTACTATACAGAAACAGCCAATTCAATTGCTGTAGCGAGCGAGATCAAGAGCTTGCTTGAACTTCCTGGTGTACCTCGTGCTGTCAATCAACAAGGTTTCTATCATTATTTAACCTTTCAATATGTTCCTGATCCTGAGACGATGTATGAAGGAATATATCGCATTCCACCAGGCCATTTCTTTATCATTCAGGATGATAAGATGACGCTTGAACAATACTGGGACGTTCACTTTGAACCGGATGAAAGCAAGCCTTTCTCCTATTTTGTAGAAGGAACCCGTTCCATTTTGCTAGATTCAGTAGATAAACATCGAATCAGTGAAGTATCCCGTGGAGCATTTTTGTCTAGCGGTGTTGATTCCAGTAGCATTGTAGGCATGTTACGTAAGTTTGAACCAGTCAAAACCTTCTCGATTGGCTCTGATATCCCTGGTTACAGTGAGCTAGATTACGCGCGTCGTACGGCAGAATATCTTGGTACAGAGCATCACGAAGTCACCATGAATGCAGAGCGCTATTTGCAGGAATTACCTCGTCTCATCTGGCATCAGGATGAACCAGTAGCAGATCCATCAGCCATTCTCTTGTATTTCGTAGCAGAGATGGCTAGCGAGCACGTTACTGTCGTGCTATCTGGAGAAGGGGCAGACGAATTCTTCGGTGGTTATAACATCTACCGCGAGCCTCATTCCCTACGCATGTTTAAGCATATGCCAGACTGGATGAAATCCTCCATGAGGGGTGTTGCTGAACATTTGCCAGATAGCATGAAAGGGAAAAACTTCTTGATTCGTGGCTCTAAAACCGTTGAAGAGCGTTTCTTTGGGAATGCTATGATCTTTAGTGAAGAAATTAAGGAAAAAGTAGTGATGGAGAATATCAAACATGCTGCACACTACGAATCTCCTCTAGCTATCACACAAAAGATCTATCAACAAGTCCAAGACTATGACGATGTAACCAAAATGCAATATTTGGACATTCATACCTGGCTTCGCGGTAACATTTTAATGAAAGCCGACAAAATGACGATGGCAAACTCTCTAGAGCTGCGTGTACCGTTCATCGATCCAAAAGTATTTGAATTCGCAGCTACTATTCCAACCAAATACAAGATTGCAGAAGGTACAACCAAGCATGTGCTAAGAGAAGCAATGAAAGACTTTTTACCACCAGAAATCAAGTCTCGTCCGAAGCTTGGCTTCCCAGTTCCTACCCGTCATTGGTTAAAGAATGAATTCTACAAATGGGCGAAAGAACTGATTTTTGAAGCAAAAGTAGATCATTTAATTAATAAAGCTTACGTATTGTACATGCTAGATGAACATAAGGAAGGACACGGTGATTATAGCCGTAAAATCTGGACCATTCTGATCTTCATGCTGTGGCATCAAATCTTTATGGAACAAAAGTACTCCTTCCAACCTTATGTTAGCCCTGCTGTTCAAATTCGCAAGCAAAATAGTGCTTCAAGCATAGCAAAATAA
- a CDS encoding cell division protein DedD: MARKSWDEYFLDIADQVSSRSTCPRLHVGSVIVKDKHIIATGYNGSIHGHDHCDDGGCLINEAGRCVRTVHAEVNSVLHADRDSLKGATAYVTHEPCENCAKTLAQSGIARIVYRHAYANKWNEHFLKDIEVVHLPL, from the coding sequence ATGGCGAGAAAAAGTTGGGATGAATACTTCCTAGATATTGCCGATCAGGTATCGAGCCGTTCCACCTGCCCCCGCCTACATGTGGGTAGCGTAATTGTAAAAGATAAACATATTATTGCAACGGGCTACAATGGCTCTATTCATGGACATGATCATTGTGATGATGGCGGATGTTTAATTAATGAAGCAGGGCGTTGTGTACGAACAGTTCACGCGGAAGTAAACAGTGTATTACATGCAGATCGTGATAGTCTGAAGGGAGCCACCGCCTACGTGACACATGAACCTTGTGAAAACTGTGCCAAGACACTCGCTCAGTCAGGTATTGCTCGAATTGTGTACCGACATGCATATGCAAATAAATGGAATGAACATTTCCTAAAAGATATAGAGGTCGTTCACTTGCCGTTATAG
- a CDS encoding DNA internalization-related competence protein ComEC/Rec2 — translation MATYRFFLASLCWIVGIGLSNLGRLNLFSSSLFLWIGFAILILVCILSRGKRRNWSLLLLGSLLAGACYFSWYDGRYASELVHHAQEEMVFLQGKIDSPVERDGDLVRFYVLVSEVKSAGGVKDVPQIHRIDERVLVRLKLQHEEQIDTIERWQSGDTFQAQATLKLPSTVRNPHAFDYRAYLRYQKVAVVAELDFMDMNVDDSGGDWRAFLTRWQRAEASQLEKLKVEPEIIGFFRSLLLGQQSEVEADLQTIYADLGFIHVLAISGLHITIVSSGFLWILQKIGVPKKVSYVIGILFILMYVGLVGMGVSAVRAGFMGILGLFAKSREKSAHGLEILGVTGLIMLIYDPYQLFHLGFQLSFFITMGLLLFVPLIVQLKWSMPDWLVSTLAVTLVSQLISFPFLIYYFHLFSPISWLVNVLLVPVYSYVILPLGYILLLFSHVHIALTYIPAVLADYLLTPIHQMLAFLHQMKFPLRHWPHPVWWWHVLYAGFCAGFWLMWHLGYHRKKDLLVTAFAFVLLLVVAREPWGNKGKVEITIIDVGQGDSIIVEIDNSLLYVIDAGGTVSFGKEPWQKRRNPFEVGKDVVLPYLRSKGVESIDRLVLTHGDHDHVGGMKALLPSIKVDRVLTNGRQPKAEAEWFRAIQRQQISVYTGYPGYTWQDNPNVTWTWLSPDPRQTEGSTENNASVVLLLSAYGVNVLLTGDLEESGEQELLERYTFPPIDLLKVGHHGSKTSSSEVFLNAINPSVSLISVGTNNRYHHPSEQVIERFEQRKTKIYRTDQHGAITVTINENGYKITPTLQPE, via the coding sequence GTGGCAACCTATCGTTTTTTTCTGGCATCATTATGTTGGATTGTAGGTATTGGGCTTAGCAATTTGGGAAGGCTCAATCTCTTTTCATCCTCTCTTTTTTTGTGGATAGGATTTGCTATATTGATTCTTGTGTGCATTTTGTCACGAGGTAAGAGGAGAAATTGGAGTTTGTTATTACTAGGTTCTCTACTCGCGGGTGCTTGCTATTTTAGCTGGTATGATGGTCGATATGCTTCTGAGTTGGTACACCATGCACAAGAAGAGATGGTTTTTCTGCAAGGAAAAATTGATTCTCCCGTAGAGCGAGACGGGGATTTGGTAAGATTCTATGTACTGGTTAGTGAAGTGAAGAGTGCAGGGGGAGTAAAGGATGTACCCCAGATTCATCGCATAGACGAGCGAGTTCTCGTTCGTCTAAAACTACAGCACGAAGAGCAAATCGATACGATAGAACGTTGGCAATCAGGTGATACATTTCAGGCTCAAGCTACACTAAAGCTCCCAAGTACAGTTCGTAATCCTCATGCTTTCGACTACAGGGCCTATCTCCGCTATCAAAAAGTAGCGGTAGTAGCTGAATTAGATTTTATGGATATGAATGTGGACGATAGCGGAGGTGATTGGCGTGCCTTTCTTACTAGGTGGCAAAGAGCGGAGGCAAGTCAACTAGAAAAACTAAAAGTTGAACCAGAAATCATAGGTTTTTTTAGATCACTTCTATTGGGACAGCAATCGGAGGTAGAAGCTGATCTTCAAACGATTTATGCAGATTTAGGATTTATTCATGTGCTTGCTATTTCTGGACTACATATCACTATTGTGTCTAGTGGTTTCCTGTGGATATTACAAAAGATTGGCGTTCCTAAAAAAGTCTCTTATGTGATAGGAATACTATTTATTTTGATGTATGTGGGTCTGGTAGGTATGGGGGTTTCAGCTGTACGAGCGGGTTTTATGGGCATTCTAGGTTTATTTGCAAAGTCCCGGGAAAAATCTGCACACGGTTTAGAAATATTGGGTGTAACAGGGCTCATTATGCTAATCTATGACCCCTATCAATTGTTTCATCTAGGATTTCAATTATCTTTCTTTATTACGATGGGATTATTGCTCTTTGTACCTCTAATTGTTCAACTAAAATGGTCCATGCCAGATTGGCTGGTCTCCACACTAGCAGTCACACTTGTTTCCCAACTGATTTCTTTTCCTTTCCTAATTTATTATTTTCATTTGTTTTCACCGATTTCGTGGTTGGTTAATGTATTATTGGTACCTGTGTATTCATATGTCATTTTGCCACTTGGTTATATTCTGCTTCTTTTTTCGCATGTACATATTGCTTTAACTTACATACCTGCCGTTTTAGCTGATTATCTTTTAACTCCTATTCATCAGATGCTTGCGTTTCTTCATCAAATGAAGTTTCCGTTGCGGCATTGGCCCCATCCTGTTTGGTGGTGGCATGTGTTATATGCGGGCTTTTGTGCAGGGTTTTGGCTGATGTGGCATTTGGGTTACCACCGTAAAAAAGATCTTCTTGTGACAGCTTTTGCATTCGTTTTGTTGCTTGTTGTTGCTCGTGAACCATGGGGAAATAAAGGCAAGGTAGAAATTACCATTATTGACGTGGGGCAAGGAGACTCTATAATAGTTGAGATAGATAATTCTTTATTATACGTGATTGATGCAGGAGGAACCGTCTCCTTTGGAAAAGAGCCTTGGCAAAAACGAAGAAATCCATTTGAAGTTGGAAAAGATGTTGTATTGCCTTATCTGCGCTCTAAAGGAGTGGAAAGCATCGATCGTCTTGTGCTGACACATGGTGATCATGATCATGTAGGTGGGATGAAAGCACTGCTACCTTCTATAAAAGTAGATCGTGTACTTACCAATGGTAGACAACCCAAGGCTGAGGCAGAATGGTTTCGGGCTATACAAAGACAACAAATCAGTGTGTATACAGGATATCCAGGCTATACCTGGCAGGATAATCCGAATGTTACGTGGACTTGGTTATCGCCTGATCCTAGGCAGACGGAAGGGAGTACAGAAAATAATGCATCTGTTGTTCTGCTCTTATCTGCATATGGTGTAAACGTATTGTTAACGGGCGATTTGGAAGAATCGGGAGAACAAGAATTGTTGGAACGTTATACCTTTCCTCCAATTGATCTTTTAAAGGTAGGGCATCACGGGAGCAAGACTTCAAGTAGTGAAGTGTTCCTTAATGCCATTAATCCCAGTGTTTCGTTGATTTCAGTAGGTACTAACAATCGATACCATCATCCGTCAGAACAAGTAATAGAGCGTTTTGAACAACGAAAGACAAAGATTTATCGTACTGATCAGCATGGGGCGATTACTGTTACAATTAATGAAAATGGATACAAAATCACTCCTACATTACAACCAGAATAA
- a CDS encoding sigma-70 family RNA polymerase sigma factor, with amino-acid sequence MNEANLIKKAQAGDQEALVELLRSIENTVYRSAFYITGNEHDAMDVAQEALLRVFRKIGTFQEKAKFTTWVQRIVSNICMDRFRAKKETLSIDEYELTLQDKQNVEDTILLHSMSEDVHRAIAKLPEHYRVVVVLRYLQDFSYQEIADTLDVPLNTVKSYLFRARHQLQELLQEYEKGGIRG; translated from the coding sequence ATGAATGAAGCTAACCTGATCAAAAAGGCGCAGGCAGGAGATCAAGAAGCATTGGTGGAACTGCTTCGCTCCATTGAGAACACTGTGTATCGGAGCGCTTTCTATATTACGGGCAATGAACATGATGCGATGGATGTAGCCCAGGAAGCTTTATTACGCGTCTTTAGAAAAATTGGCACCTTTCAGGAAAAAGCCAAATTTACAACATGGGTTCAACGTATTGTCAGTAACATTTGCATGGATCGCTTTCGCGCAAAAAAGGAAACATTATCCATCGATGAATATGAATTGACCTTGCAAGACAAACAAAACGTTGAAGACACGATTTTGTTACATAGCATGTCAGAGGATGTTCATCGCGCGATTGCCAAATTACCGGAGCATTATCGAGTTGTTGTTGTACTTCGCTATTTGCAAGACTTTTCCTATCAAGAGATCGCTGATACTTTGGACGTACCGCTCAATACGGTGAAATCTTATCTGTTTCGGGCTAGACATCAATTGCAGGAACTGCTGCAGGAATACGAGAAGGGGGGGATAAGAGGATGA
- the holA gene encoding DNA polymerase III subunit delta: MPLRTAMREIKQKRFAPVYVLYGPETYLKEEFMALLRKEMIDPTYADLNIGTYDCAQTPFEDMLMEANTLPFLSDYRLVIASNAYFLTGAKPPSKVEHNTDGLLDYLKDPTSSSSLVLDVQADKLDERKKLTKQLQQRAVVLGFQTLQDADLYGWIERTTQRFGAQIERENAMLLAERVGSELRLLVKEIEKIALYVKTTDAQTGEITRGAIELLASRTLEQDVFFLVEAVVTGRMTEAFRTLYDCLKMGEEPIKLMALLARQFRLIYHVKTRAPLGYTQQKLAGMLKMHPYAVKKAMEQSKHFSEASLRRLLGILAEEDYRMKSGQTDKRLALEVFITKVGQELQR, from the coding sequence ATGCCGTTACGAACGGCGATGCGGGAGATTAAACAGAAGCGATTTGCTCCGGTGTATGTACTATATGGGCCGGAGACTTATCTAAAAGAGGAATTTATGGCCTTGCTTCGTAAAGAGATGATTGACCCGACGTACGCTGATTTAAATATAGGAACGTATGATTGTGCTCAAACGCCTTTTGAAGATATGTTAATGGAAGCAAATACATTGCCTTTTTTGTCTGACTACCGTCTGGTTATTGCCAGCAATGCCTACTTTTTAACCGGAGCAAAACCACCAAGTAAAGTAGAACATAACACGGATGGTCTTCTAGATTACTTAAAGGACCCGACATCAAGTAGTTCGCTGGTATTAGACGTACAGGCAGACAAGCTGGATGAACGAAAAAAATTAACGAAACAATTGCAACAACGTGCTGTTGTTCTAGGATTTCAAACGTTGCAAGATGCCGACTTATATGGATGGATTGAACGGACCACACAGCGATTTGGTGCGCAGATCGAACGAGAAAATGCAATGTTGCTGGCAGAGCGAGTTGGTTCAGAATTACGGCTATTAGTGAAAGAGATCGAAAAAATAGCGCTTTATGTGAAGACGACTGACGCTCAGACTGGAGAAATCACTCGTGGAGCAATTGAACTGTTAGCTTCACGCACTTTAGAGCAGGATGTCTTTTTTCTAGTAGAAGCGGTTGTGACAGGTAGAATGACAGAAGCGTTTCGTACCTTATATGACTGTTTGAAAATGGGAGAAGAGCCGATTAAGCTAATGGCGTTATTAGCAAGACAGTTCAGATTGATATATCATGTCAAGACGCGTGCTCCACTTGGGTATACCCAACAAAAACTAGCTGGTATGCTCAAGATGCATCCTTATGCGGTTAAAAAGGCAATGGAGCAATCCAAGCACTTTTCTGAAGCTAGCTTACGGCGACTGCTAGGGATACTTGCAGAAGAAGATTACCGGATGAAATCAGGTCAGACTGACAAGAGATTGGCTCTAGAGGTATTCATTACGAAGGTAGGGCAAGAGTTGCAACGATAA
- the rpsT gene encoding 30S ribosomal protein S20: MPNIKSAIKRTKQIEKRRAQRASQKSDLRTTIKNFEKAVLATDVELAKTTLLVAVKKIDKAATKGLIHKNAANRQKSRLMKKLNVLTAPVA; the protein is encoded by the coding sequence ATGCCAAACATTAAATCCGCTATCAAACGTACAAAGCAGATCGAAAAACGTCGTGCTCAACGCGCTTCTCAAAAATCTGATCTTCGTACAACAATCAAGAACTTTGAAAAAGCAGTTCTTGCTACTGACGTGGAATTAGCTAAAACAACCCTTCTTGTAGCTGTTAAGAAAATTGACAAGGCTGCTACGAAAGGTCTTATTCATAAAAACGCAGCTAATCGTCAAAAATCTCGCCTGATGAAAAAACTTAACGTTCTTACTGCTCCTGTAGCATAA
- a CDS encoding GPR endopeptidase, with the protein MDVHNIDLSKYTIRTDLAVEAHELAREQNQSDIPGIFLSTDGSDPGITVTRVQVENEEAGRQIGKLPGKYVTIEVPKLRDNDTELESVVTKRFATEFARFLHELGLTEEKKALVIGLGNWNVTPDALGPQVVENLLVTRHLFELAPESVQEGYREVSALSPGVLGITGIETSEIVFGVVEKSKPDFVIAIDALASRALHRVNTTIQIADTGIHPGSGVGNKRKSIDKDTLGVPVISIGVPTVVFASTIVNDAITYLLGHFNQSIQEQNRAFNRLTASEMPERKEPYTEEDLPDMEKRGTFMGLVGQLSEDEKRQLIHEVLRPLGQELVVTPKEIDDFMEGISNIVATGLNQALHRAVSDGNAGAYTH; encoded by the coding sequence ATGGATGTACATAACATTGATTTATCAAAGTATACAATCCGCACTGATTTGGCAGTAGAAGCGCATGAATTAGCCCGAGAACAGAATCAAAGTGATATACCAGGTATTTTTTTATCAACAGATGGTTCTGACCCTGGTATTACTGTGACCAGAGTACAGGTTGAAAACGAAGAGGCTGGTAGACAAATAGGGAAGCTCCCTGGAAAGTATGTAACGATTGAGGTTCCAAAACTGCGAGATAACGATACAGAGCTGGAGAGTGTGGTGACCAAGCGATTTGCCACCGAGTTTGCTAGATTTCTACATGAGCTCGGTTTAACAGAGGAAAAGAAGGCGTTAGTTATTGGACTTGGAAACTGGAATGTGACGCCTGATGCACTAGGCCCCCAAGTTGTTGAAAATTTATTGGTGACCCGTCATTTGTTTGAACTTGCACCAGAGTCCGTTCAAGAAGGATATCGCGAAGTTAGTGCACTGTCTCCAGGTGTATTAGGTATTACCGGTATTGAGACCAGTGAGATTGTTTTTGGCGTGGTAGAGAAGAGCAAGCCCGATTTTGTGATTGCGATTGATGCCCTTGCTTCACGTGCCCTACATCGTGTCAATACAACCATTCAGATTGCGGATACGGGTATCCATCCGGGTTCGGGGGTTGGAAATAAGCGTAAATCTATAGACAAAGACACATTAGGTGTTCCCGTCATCTCCATAGGTGTTCCAACCGTGGTATTTGCTTCGACCATCGTAAATGATGCTATTACCTATTTATTAGGTCACTTTAATCAATCTATTCAAGAGCAAAATCGGGCATTTAACCGACTTACTGCTTCGGAAATGCCAGAGCGTAAGGAACCTTATACGGAGGAAGACTTGCCTGATATGGAAAAAAGAGGAACTTTTATGGGGCTAGTTGGACAGCTATCTGAAGACGAAAAGCGACAATTGATTCATGAGGTACTGCGTCCACTAGGGCAAGAGTTAGTTGTGACACCTAAGGAGATTGATGATTTTATGGAAGGGATCTCTAATATAGTAGCCACAGGGCTTAACCAAGCGTTGCATAGAGCAGTATCAGATGGTAATGCGGGCGCCTATACACATTGA
- a CDS encoding stage II sporulation protein P has protein sequence MVTLLQRYFFALSAGTALLFVLVSLLLVNSNHQDILYSSSIQRAASNVSSITFLDAMGMEIPSLHRTVQAQGEPENSTMQSFFFQLITGIYPGDLRSLLGRELPGLLTYDDARIIVPGQGLELVDLYVESAAPNAVVQDMNRKEDTKPNEAVQPGTTEKDETKTPSLPNVLGEKRVFIYNTHNRESWTHVAPTIGTSVDHPTKNIQLVGKRFGKVLQEKGINNTVSQNDFIQQLIDQKKTYPMAYAESYKAVKAATKQNPALEYYFDIHRDGDVPRSKTAISINGKSYARILFVIGTRNRNFMQNERMAKELNALVEKKYPGLSRGVIAKGAHEGNAEYNQSISPGSLLLEIGGINNTLAESYNTAEAFADVFAEYYTQAEKVSKEQTPKSSKSKE, from the coding sequence ATGGTCACCCTTTTACAACGCTATTTTTTTGCGCTCTCTGCCGGTACAGCTCTGTTATTTGTGCTTGTGAGTCTTTTACTTGTTAACTCCAATCATCAGGATATTCTGTACTCTAGTAGTATTCAACGAGCCGCTTCCAACGTGTCGAGCATTACGTTTCTGGATGCGATGGGTATGGAGATTCCTAGCCTACATCGCACCGTTCAGGCACAGGGAGAACCTGAGAATTCCACAATGCAGAGCTTTTTCTTCCAGCTTATTACCGGTATTTACCCAGGAGATTTGCGCAGTCTGTTAGGCAGAGAGTTGCCAGGATTGCTTACTTATGATGATGCTCGAATAATTGTGCCAGGCCAAGGACTAGAGCTAGTGGATCTATACGTAGAATCTGCGGCTCCGAATGCAGTGGTTCAAGATATGAATAGAAAAGAAGATACGAAACCAAATGAAGCAGTACAACCGGGGACAACCGAAAAAGATGAAACGAAGACACCAAGTCTACCTAACGTATTGGGAGAAAAACGTGTGTTTATTTACAACACGCATAACCGTGAATCTTGGACGCATGTGGCACCTACCATCGGGACATCTGTCGATCATCCAACCAAAAACATCCAGTTGGTTGGCAAACGATTTGGAAAGGTACTGCAAGAGAAAGGGATAAATAACACAGTTAGTCAAAATGATTTTATTCAGCAGCTGATCGATCAGAAAAAGACATATCCGATGGCGTATGCTGAGTCATATAAAGCTGTTAAAGCAGCTACTAAACAAAATCCTGCCTTAGAGTATTATTTTGATATCCATAGGGATGGTGATGTGCCACGTAGCAAAACAGCAATTAGTATAAACGGAAAATCGTATGCCCGTATCCTATTTGTCATCGGAACACGCAATCGCAATTTCATGCAGAATGAGCGAATGGCTAAAGAACTAAACGCCTTAGTAGAGAAAAAATATCCCGGATTATCACGTGGTGTAATCGCAAAAGGTGCACACGAGGGAAATGCCGAGTATAACCAGTCTATCTCTCCGGGCAGTCTATTACTAGAGATTGGCGGAATCAACAACACTCTTGCGGAATCTTATAACACAGCAGAAGCATTTGCTGATGTATTTGCCGAGTATTACACACAAGCAGAAAAGGTGAGCAAAGAGCAAACGCCAAAGAGTAGTAAGAGTAAGGAGTGA
- a CDS encoding DUF3679 domain-containing protein: MAYTIRFIGMVILLLIGIVLGMQTAERGINKVDGSLREQSQTFAITKVDNNQVEIAVMGKQVRTEPKRVVNYVSETGESVGKWIKKGTEATVNWIAGFFEP, from the coding sequence ATGGCATATACGATACGATTTATCGGTATGGTTATTCTCCTGTTAATTGGCATTGTACTAGGTATGCAAACAGCTGAGCGGGGCATTAATAAAGTTGACGGGAGCTTGCGAGAACAATCTCAGACGTTTGCCATTACCAAGGTGGATAACAATCAAGTAGAGATTGCGGTTATGGGCAAACAAGTACGTACAGAACCTAAACGTGTCGTTAATTATGTGAGTGAAACAGGAGAATCGGTAGGAAAATGGATTAAAAAAGGAACAGAAGCAACTGTAAATTGGATTGCTGGTTTTTTTGAACCATAA
- a CDS encoding ABC transporter ATP-binding protein: MTQKILHIENLETHFFTDRGQVPAVDRINLSINKGEVLGIVGESGCGKSVTSLSVMRLVPNPPGKIVSGKILFKGENLVTASEKRMREIRGNEIAMIFQEPMTSLNPVYKIGNQIREAVILHKKVSKKEATKRAIEMLNCVGIPRAEEIIHEYPHQLSGGMRQRVMIAMAMACSPQLLIADEPTTALDVTIQAQILDLMRSLNEDMGTSIMLITHDLGVVAEMCHRVVVMYSGNVVEEGDVRSILKNPKHPYTQGLLQSIPQLEEKKDRLYSIPGNVPLPGSIKEGCRFAPRCEYVMDKCRIAMPELLEVGTEHRARCFRHEQ, from the coding sequence TTGACGCAAAAGATTTTACACATTGAGAATCTAGAGACCCATTTTTTTACAGATCGTGGACAAGTTCCTGCCGTTGATCGAATTAATTTATCTATCAACAAAGGTGAAGTGTTAGGAATTGTGGGCGAGTCGGGCTGTGGCAAGAGTGTTACGTCACTTTCCGTCATGCGATTAGTACCAAATCCTCCAGGGAAGATTGTGAGCGGTAAGATTTTGTTTAAAGGTGAAAATCTCGTAACTGCTAGTGAAAAGCGAATGCGAGAGATTCGTGGAAATGAAATCGCAATGATTTTTCAGGAGCCAATGACTTCTCTGAACCCTGTCTACAAGATTGGGAATCAGATCAGGGAAGCAGTCATCCTACACAAAAAAGTTTCTAAAAAAGAAGCAACAAAGCGTGCAATCGAAATGCTAAATTGTGTTGGCATTCCCCGTGCCGAGGAAATAATTCATGAGTATCCGCATCAATTATCCGGCGGCATGCGTCAGCGGGTCATGATTGCGATGGCGATGGCCTGTAGTCCGCAGTTATTGATCGCAGACGAACCGACCACCGCTCTTGATGTTACCATTCAAGCTCAGATACTTGACTTGATGCGTAGTCTGAATGAGGATATGGGTACGTCTATCATGTTGATCACGCATGACTTGGGCGTAGTGGCAGAAATGTGTCACAGAGTCGTTGTCATGTATAGCGGAAATGTGGTGGAAGAAGGAGATGTCAGAAGTATTCTGAAAAATCCGAAACACCCGTATACACAAGGCTTACTTCAATCCATTCCGCAATTGGAAGAAAAGAAGGATCGTCTTTACTCCATTCCAGGTAATGTTCCACTACCAGGTTCTATTAAGGAAGGTTGCCGGTTTGCACCGCGTTGTGAATATGTGATGGACAAATGCCGGATAGCGATGCCAGAGCTGTTGGAAGTGGGCACGGAACATCGAGCGCGTTGCTTTCGACATGAACAATAA